TCCACGCCAGAAGTTTCGGTAATCGCGACAACTTGCTGATTTTCCAGAAGGACAGTGCCAAGCGAGAGCGCTTCTAGCCGCGTTACTTTTGGCACAGAGTCATATCTATTCGCGAGTCATGCGGCGCACGTGAGCGACTCCTCGCCACTTCTTTCCCTCCGCAGAGAAATGGGAACAAGAGACGCAAACAGTTCAATCTACCCGACGACGATGATGGAGTGTGGAGAAGATGCGGACCTCATGAACGTTCTGGCGCGCCTCGGGGACAAGTTCGATGGTCTACCGTCTGCCTTTGCGAATTCGTGTGAGTGAGGATAAATTCCACCCTTCCGCTCAGCAATCCACCACTCCGATTTTGGTCAATGTGCGGTGATGTCACTTAATGGGCATTATGCAGGATGGCGGTTTCTTAGAATTCCTTCGCTGTCTACACTCTTAGCTAATGACATTGCTGTCGATCTCGGCACCGCGAATACACTCGTCTACGTGCACGGCAGAGGAATCGTGGTCAATGAGCCGTCAATTGTGGCAATCGACAAGAACACGGGCGAAGTCGAAGCAGTCGGCAAAGAAGCAAAGGAAATGCTAGGACGCACTCCTGCGAACATCGTAGCCATTAAGCCTATGAAGGATGGAGTGATCGCTGACTTCAGGGTCACTGAAAGAATGTTGAGCTACTTCATTCGCAAGGCATGCAGGCGCCAGTTGTTTTTGCACCCGCGCATGGTTATCGCGGTCCCTTCGGAGATTAGCCAAGTCGAGAGGCGTGCGGTTACCGATGCTG
The nucleotide sequence above comes from Terriglobales bacterium. Encoded proteins:
- the mreB gene encoding rod shape-determining protein MreB codes for the protein MSLNGHYAGWRFLRIPSLSTLLANDIAVDLGTANTLVYVHGRGIVVNEPSIVAIDKNTGEVEAVGKEAKEMLGRTPANIVAIKPMKDGVIADFRVTERMLSYFIRKACRRQLFLHPRMVIAVPSEISQVERRAVTDAAYRAGAREVHLVEQAMAAAIGAGLRISEPIGNMVVDIGGGTTDIAVISLGGIVYSRSLRMAGNQMDEAITNYV